The proteins below come from a single Serratia ficaria genomic window:
- a CDS encoding BaiN/RdsA family NAD(P)/FAD-dependent oxidoreductase, with product MEQFDVVVIGAGAAGMFCAAQAGQLGRRVLLLDNGKKPGRKILMSGGGRCNFTNMYTEPAAYLSNNPHFCKSALARYTQWDFIDLINRYGIAYHEKTLGQLFCDDSAQQVVELLVKECELGQVTTRLRSEVLSVEKTEQGFELALNGEKVSARSLVVASGGLSMPGLGASPFGYKLAEQFGLNLLPTRAALVPFTLHKPLLEHLQTLSGVSVPAVITAENGVSFRESILFTHRGLSGPAVLQLSSYWHPGEHVSINLLPTLDLAAFLDEQRRAHPNQSLKNTLALHLPKRLVECLQTLGQLPEATLKQLNPAQQAALVDSLQSWRVQPNGTEGYRTAEVTIGGVDTKELSSKTMEAGKVPGLYFIGEVVDVTGWLGGYNFQWAWSSAWACAQALAAVDG from the coding sequence GTGGAACAGTTTGATGTCGTAGTAATAGGTGCGGGCGCCGCGGGCATGTTTTGCGCCGCGCAGGCGGGGCAGCTCGGCCGCCGGGTGCTGCTGCTCGACAACGGCAAAAAACCGGGCCGCAAGATCCTGATGTCCGGCGGCGGACGCTGTAACTTCACCAATATGTACACCGAACCGGCGGCCTATCTGTCGAATAACCCGCACTTTTGCAAATCTGCGCTGGCGCGTTACACCCAGTGGGATTTCATCGATCTGATCAACCGCTACGGCATCGCCTATCATGAAAAAACCCTGGGGCAGCTGTTCTGCGACGATTCGGCGCAGCAGGTGGTCGAGCTGCTGGTCAAGGAGTGCGAGTTGGGCCAGGTGACGACGCGCCTGCGCAGCGAGGTGCTGAGCGTGGAAAAAACCGAACAGGGTTTCGAGCTGGCGCTGAATGGCGAAAAAGTAAGCGCTCGCTCACTTGTGGTGGCCAGCGGCGGTCTTTCGATGCCGGGGCTGGGCGCGTCGCCGTTCGGCTACAAGCTGGCGGAGCAGTTTGGCCTGAACCTGTTGCCGACGCGCGCCGCGCTGGTGCCCTTTACCCTGCATAAACCGCTGCTGGAACATCTGCAGACGCTGTCCGGCGTCTCAGTTCCGGCGGTGATCACCGCCGAAAACGGAGTCAGCTTCCGCGAAAGCATCCTGTTCACTCACCGCGGGCTGTCTGGCCCGGCGGTATTGCAGCTTTCCAGCTACTGGCATCCTGGCGAGCATGTAAGCATTAACTTACTTCCGACGCTCGATCTGGCGGCCTTCCTCGACGAGCAACGGCGGGCGCACCCCAACCAAAGCCTGAAAAACACCCTGGCGCTGCACCTGCCGAAGCGGCTGGTGGAGTGCCTGCAGACGCTGGGGCAACTGCCGGAGGCCACGCTGAAGCAGCTGAACCCGGCGCAGCAGGCGGCGCTGGTGGACAGCCTGCAGAGCTGGCGGGTGCAGCCGAACGGCACCGAAGGCTACCGCACCGCGGAAGTGACGATCGGCGGCGTCGACACCAAAGAGCTGTCCTCCAAGACCATGGAGGCCGGCAAGGTGCCGGGCCTGTACTTTATCGGCGAAGTGGTGGATGTGACCGGGTGGCTGGGCGGTTACAACTTCCAGTGGGCCTGGAGCTCGGCCTGGGCCTGCGCGCAGGCGCTGGCGGCGGTCGACGGCTGA
- the pitA gene encoding inorganic phosphate transporter PitA — MLHLFAGLDFHTGLMLILALLFVLFYEAINGFHDTANAVATVIYTRAMRSQLAVVMAGLFNFLGVMLGGLSVAYAIVHLLPTDLLLNVSSAHGLAMVFSMLLAAIIWNLGTWYFGLPASSSHTLIGAIIGVGLTNALMTHTSVVDALNVPKMIGIFLSLLISPLVGMMVAGLMVFALRRYWSGTKKRQRIHMTPAEREKVDGKRKPPFWTRIALILSAIGVSFSHGANDGQKGIGLIMLVLIGVAPAGFVVNMNATGYDITRTRDAVTHLQQYYQQHGDALAHVVSLTPLVPSPDQEAAPNQPVEFHCDSSRAMPAIELTQGMLNNLQSYDQLTVEQRSHLRRLLMCVTDTADKVAKLPETSAADQRFLKNLRQDLLQTVEYAPLWIIVAVALALSLGTMVGWKRVATTIGEKIGKKGMTYAQGVSAQMTAALSIGVASYTGMPVSTTHVLSSAVAGTMIVDGGGVQSKTVKNILLAWLLTLPISILLSGGLYWLALKVI, encoded by the coding sequence ATGCTGCATTTGTTCGCTGGCCTGGATTTCCATACCGGCCTGATGTTAATTCTCGCATTGTTGTTCGTGTTGTTTTATGAGGCCATCAACGGCTTTCATGATACGGCCAATGCGGTTGCTACAGTAATCTATACCCGTGCCATGCGTTCGCAACTTGCGGTCGTCATGGCGGGCTTGTTCAACTTTCTTGGCGTGATGCTCGGCGGTTTGAGTGTTGCCTACGCCATTGTCCATTTGCTGCCTACCGATCTGTTGTTGAACGTCAGTTCAGCACACGGATTAGCCATGGTGTTCTCCATGCTGTTGGCGGCGATCATCTGGAACCTCGGCACCTGGTATTTCGGTCTGCCGGCCTCCAGCTCCCATACGCTGATCGGCGCAATCATCGGTGTCGGTTTAACCAACGCCCTGATGACCCACACTTCGGTGGTGGATGCGCTCAACGTCCCGAAAATGATCGGTATTTTCCTGTCATTGCTCATTTCGCCGCTGGTCGGCATGATGGTCGCCGGGCTGATGGTGTTCGCCTTGCGCCGCTATTGGAGCGGCACCAAGAAACGCCAGCGTATCCACATGACCCCGGCGGAACGCGAAAAGGTCGACGGCAAACGCAAGCCGCCGTTCTGGACCCGTATCGCGCTGATCCTGTCGGCGATTGGCGTCAGCTTCTCGCACGGCGCCAACGACGGCCAGAAAGGCATCGGCCTGATTATGCTGGTGCTGATCGGCGTTGCGCCGGCCGGCTTCGTGGTCAATATGAATGCAACCGGTTATGACATCACCCGTACGCGGGATGCCGTCACCCACCTGCAGCAATATTACCAGCAGCACGGCGACGCGCTGGCGCACGTGGTGTCCCTGACGCCGCTGGTGCCGAGCCCGGATCAGGAAGCCGCGCCTAACCAGCCGGTCGAGTTCCACTGCGACAGCTCCCGCGCCATGCCGGCGATTGAGCTGACGCAGGGCATGCTGAACAACCTGCAGAGCTACGACCAGCTGACGGTAGAACAGCGCAGCCATCTGCGCCGCCTGCTGATGTGCGTCACCGACACTGCGGACAAGGTCGCCAAACTGCCGGAAACCTCCGCGGCCGACCAGCGCTTCCTGAAGAACCTGCGTCAGGATCTGCTGCAGACCGTTGAGTATGCGCCGCTGTGGATCATCGTCGCGGTAGCGCTGGCGCTGTCGCTCGGCACCATGGTTGGCTGGAAACGCGTGGCCACCACCATCGGCGAGAAGATCGGCAAGAAAGGCATGACCTACGCCCAGGGCGTGTCGGCCCAAATGACCGCCGCGCTGTCGATTGGCGTGGCCAGCTATACCGGCATGCCGGTCTCCACCACCCACGTGCTGTCTTCGGCGGTTGCCGGGACGATGATCGTGGACGGCGGCGGCGTGCAAAGCAAAACCGTGAAGAACATCCTGTTGGCCTGGTTACTGACCCTGCCAATCTCGATTCTGCTCTCCGGCGGGCTGTATTGGTTGGCGCTGAAGGTGATTTAA
- the uspB gene encoding universal stress protein UspB has product MISTVALFWALCVVCVVNMVRYYSSLRALLVVLRGCDPLLYQYVDGGGFFTAHGQPSKQLRLVRYIFAQRYVEHHDPEFIRRCERVRGQFMLTSALCGLVVISLIAMMIWY; this is encoded by the coding sequence ATGATCAGTACCGTCGCGCTGTTTTGGGCTTTATGTGTGGTGTGTGTGGTAAACATGGTGCGGTATTACTCTTCTCTGCGTGCGCTGCTGGTGGTTCTGCGCGGCTGCGACCCGCTGCTGTACCAATACGTCGACGGCGGCGGTTTCTTCACCGCCCACGGGCAGCCCAGCAAGCAACTGAGGCTGGTGCGTTATATCTTTGCGCAGCGCTATGTCGAGCATCACGATCCGGAATTTATCCGCCGCTGCGAGCGGGTGCGCGGGCAGTTTATGCTGACCTCGGCCCTGTGCGGCCTGGTGGTCATCAGCCTGATTGCGATGATGATCTGGTATTGA
- the uspA gene encoding universal stress protein UspA, translating into MAYKHILIAVDLSPESKILVEKAVSMARPYNAKVSLIHVDVNYSDLYTGLIDVNLGDMQKRISEETHQALTELSQNAGYPITETLSGSGDLAQVLVDAIKKYDMDLVLCGHHQDFWSKLMSSARQLINTVHIDMLIVPLRDEEEAEDN; encoded by the coding sequence ATGGCTTACAAACACATTCTGATTGCGGTAGACCTGTCCCCGGAAAGCAAAATTCTGGTGGAGAAAGCCGTATCTATGGCGCGCCCCTACAACGCCAAAGTTTCCCTGATCCACGTAGATGTCAACTATTCCGACCTGTACACCGGCCTGATCGACGTCAACCTTGGCGACATGCAAAAGCGCATTTCCGAGGAAACCCACCAGGCGCTGACCGAGCTGTCGCAGAACGCCGGCTACCCGATTACCGAGACCCTGAGCGGCAGCGGCGATCTGGCGCAGGTGCTGGTGGACGCCATCAAGAAATACGATATGGACCTGGTGCTGTGCGGCCACCACCAGGACTTCTGGAGCAAGCTGATGTCCTCCGCGCGCCAGCTGATCAACACCGTGCATATCGACATGCTGATCGTGCCGCTGCGCGATGAAGAAGAGGCGGAAGATAACTAA
- the gdhA gene encoding NADP-specific glutamate dehydrogenase, whose product MEHAVSVESFLSSLQRHSPHQPEYLQAVREVFTSLWPFIERNPHYREQALLERLVEPERVIQFRVSWVDDRGQVQVNRAWRVQFSSAIGPYKGGMRFHPSVNLSILKFLGFEQTFKNALTTLPMGGGKGGADFDPKGKSQGEIMRFCQALMTELYRHLGPDTDVPAGDIGVGGREVGFMAGMMKKLSNNTACVFTGKGLSFGGSLIRPEATGYGLVYFTDAMLQRHGLGFEGMRVAVSGSGNVAQYTIEKALELDARVITVSDSGGTLVDEAGFTTEKLAHLAEIKNQRYGRVEDYARERGLTYLAGQQPWGVPVDIALPCATQNELDLEAAQTLIRNGVKAVAEGANMPTTIQATDAFLDAGVLFAPGKAANAGGVATSGLEMAQNAARLGWRAEKVDVRLQHIMADIHHACVEYGGEGKQTHYVHGANIAGFVKVADAMLAQGVL is encoded by the coding sequence ATGGAACATGCCGTATCGGTCGAATCTTTCCTGTCCTCGCTGCAGCGCCACAGCCCCCACCAACCGGAGTATTTGCAGGCGGTGAGGGAGGTTTTCACCTCGCTGTGGCCGTTTATCGAACGCAACCCGCACTATCGCGAGCAGGCGCTGCTGGAACGCCTGGTGGAGCCGGAGCGCGTCATCCAGTTCCGCGTCAGCTGGGTCGACGATCGCGGCCAGGTACAGGTCAACCGCGCCTGGCGCGTGCAGTTCAGCTCGGCTATCGGCCCCTATAAGGGCGGCATGCGCTTTCATCCGTCGGTGAACCTGTCGATTCTGAAGTTTCTCGGCTTCGAGCAAACCTTCAAAAATGCGCTGACCACCCTGCCGATGGGCGGCGGCAAAGGCGGCGCCGACTTCGATCCCAAAGGGAAAAGCCAGGGCGAAATCATGCGTTTTTGCCAGGCGCTGATGACCGAGCTGTACCGTCACCTGGGGCCGGACACCGACGTGCCCGCCGGGGATATCGGCGTTGGCGGCCGTGAGGTCGGCTTTATGGCCGGCATGATGAAGAAGCTGTCCAACAACACCGCCTGCGTGTTTACCGGCAAGGGACTGTCCTTCGGCGGCAGCCTGATCCGCCCCGAGGCGACCGGCTATGGCCTGGTGTATTTCACCGACGCCATGCTGCAGCGTCACGGGCTGGGTTTTGAGGGCATGCGGGTGGCGGTGTCCGGCTCCGGCAACGTGGCGCAGTACACCATCGAAAAAGCGCTGGAGCTGGACGCGCGGGTCATTACCGTCTCGGACTCGGGCGGCACGCTGGTCGACGAGGCCGGCTTCACCACCGAAAAGCTGGCGCACCTGGCCGAGATCAAAAACCAGCGCTACGGCCGGGTCGAGGATTACGCCCGCGAGCGCGGCCTGACCTATCTGGCCGGCCAACAGCCGTGGGGCGTGCCGGTGGATATCGCCCTGCCGTGCGCCACCCAGAACGAACTGGACCTGGAGGCGGCGCAAACGCTGATCCGCAACGGGGTGAAAGCGGTGGCGGAAGGCGCCAATATGCCGACCACCATCCAGGCCACCGACGCCTTCCTCGACGCCGGCGTGCTGTTCGCGCCGGGCAAGGCGGCCAACGCCGGCGGGGTGGCCACTTCGGGGCTGGAGATGGCGCAAAACGCCGCGCGCCTCGGCTGGCGGGCGGAGAAAGTGGATGTACGTTTACAACATATCATGGCGGATATTCATCACGCCTGCGTGGAATACGGCGGTGAAGGCAAGCAAACCCACTACGTGCACGGCGCCAATATCGCCGGTTTCGTCAAGGTGGCCGACGCCATGCTGGCGCAGGGGGTGCTCTGA
- a CDS encoding autoinducer 2 ABC transporter substrate-binding protein: MKFNLALLNACVVSACMLSTTPVFAADKYEIAVVAKVTGIPWFNRMEVGVNEAAKKLDVNAYQTGPSTPDPAAQVKVIEDLIAKNVNAIIVVPNDAKVLEPVLKKARDKGIVVLTHESPDQQIGQWDIETIDSEKYAQANVDELAKDMGGKGGYAIYVGSLTVPLHNAWADSAIKYQKAKYPDMFEVTSRLPVAESIDKSYATTLDLMKTYPQMKGIIGFGSLGPIGAGQAVAKKRAKDKIAVVGIAMPAQAAPYLMRGDIKKALLWDPKDAGYALVTVADRLLQGKEVTQDLSIEGLGKADVDMEHKVIRFNKILEVTKDNAKSLGF; encoded by the coding sequence ATGAAATTTAACCTCGCATTATTGAATGCATGTGTGGTTTCTGCGTGCATGTTATCGACAACACCTGTTTTCGCCGCTGATAAGTACGAGATCGCCGTGGTCGCCAAAGTGACCGGCATTCCGTGGTTCAACCGTATGGAAGTGGGCGTGAACGAGGCGGCGAAAAAGCTCGACGTCAACGCCTACCAGACCGGCCCTTCCACGCCGGACCCGGCCGCGCAGGTCAAGGTGATTGAGGATCTGATCGCCAAAAACGTCAACGCCATCATCGTGGTGCCGAACGACGCCAAGGTGCTGGAGCCGGTGCTGAAAAAGGCGCGCGACAAAGGCATCGTGGTGCTGACCCATGAATCTCCTGACCAGCAGATCGGCCAGTGGGATATCGAAACCATCGACAGCGAGAAATACGCGCAGGCCAACGTCGATGAGCTGGCGAAAGACATGGGCGGCAAGGGCGGCTACGCGATCTACGTCGGTTCGCTGACCGTGCCGCTGCACAACGCCTGGGCCGATTCCGCCATCAAGTACCAGAAAGCCAAATATCCGGACATGTTCGAAGTCACCTCGCGCCTGCCGGTGGCCGAAAGCATCGACAAATCCTACGCCACCACGCTGGACCTGATGAAAACCTATCCGCAGATGAAGGGCATCATCGGCTTCGGTTCGCTCGGCCCGATCGGCGCCGGCCAGGCGGTGGCCAAGAAGCGCGCCAAGGACAAGATTGCGGTGGTGGGCATCGCCATGCCGGCGCAGGCCGCCCCTTACCTGATGCGCGGCGACATCAAGAAAGCGCTGCTGTGGGATCCGAAAGACGCCGGCTACGCGCTGGTGACGGTGGCGGATCGGCTGCTGCAGGGCAAGGAAGTGACCCAAGATCTGTCGATAGAGGGCCTGGGCAAGGCCGATGTCGATATGGAACACAAAGTGATTCGGTTCAATAAAATTCTGGAAGTGACCAAAGATAACGCCAAATCGCTCGGTTTTTAA
- a CDS encoding sugar ABC transporter ATP-binding protein has translation MNASPAFITLENISKRFPGVLALDQINLTLNIGEVHCLAGQNGCGKSTIIKIISGVYQPEKGANISLEGKLFHSLTPQLSGYYGIQVIYQDLSLFPNLTVAENIAIHRYLPGGHFWVRKRVMRQTALDAMARVGVTIDPDKKVEKLSIADRQLVAICRAIAAEARLVIMDEPTASLTRQEVNGLLRVVNELKAAGICVVFVSHRLDEVMEVADRISVMRDGKLVGTWPASELDSHELAFLMTGQRFHYSPLPAQPPADKAPLLEVCNLSRGDKYRNINLALRGGEIVSIVGLLGAGRTELCLSLFGMTRPDSGQIKVAGQPVRLHNNREAVRHGIGYVSEDRLTQGLIMEQSIYDNTIVTVFDQLHTRLGLLDHAKASELVNRLIRDLNIKVSDSALPVKTLSGGNAQRIAIAKWVATQPKILILDSPTVGVDIANKEGIYQIARDLAQLGMAVLMICDEIPEAYYNSHRVMVMRKGELIAEFAPHQSTEQQIAEVVNG, from the coding sequence ATGAACGCATCCCCTGCATTTATCACTCTGGAGAATATCAGCAAGCGATTCCCCGGCGTGCTGGCATTAGACCAGATCAACCTGACGCTAAATATTGGCGAAGTGCACTGCCTGGCCGGGCAAAACGGCTGCGGCAAAAGCACCATCATTAAAATTATCTCCGGCGTTTATCAGCCGGAAAAAGGCGCCAATATTTCGCTGGAAGGCAAATTATTCCACTCCCTGACGCCGCAGCTGTCCGGTTATTACGGCATTCAGGTGATTTATCAGGATCTGTCGTTATTCCCTAACCTGACGGTGGCGGAAAATATCGCCATCCACCGCTACCTGCCCGGCGGCCACTTCTGGGTGCGCAAGCGGGTGATGCGCCAGACGGCGCTGGACGCCATGGCGCGCGTCGGCGTGACCATCGATCCCGACAAGAAGGTCGAAAAACTGTCGATCGCCGATCGGCAACTGGTGGCGATTTGCCGCGCCATCGCCGCCGAGGCGCGGCTGGTGATCATGGATGAACCCACCGCCTCGCTGACGCGCCAGGAGGTCAACGGCCTGCTGCGGGTGGTCAACGAGCTGAAGGCGGCGGGCATCTGCGTGGTGTTCGTCAGCCACCGGCTGGACGAAGTGATGGAGGTCGCCGACCGCATCAGCGTGATGCGCGACGGCAAGCTGGTCGGCACCTGGCCCGCCAGCGAGCTGGACAGCCACGAGCTGGCGTTCCTGATGACCGGCCAACGCTTCCACTACAGCCCGCTGCCGGCGCAGCCGCCGGCCGACAAGGCACCGCTGCTGGAGGTGTGCAACCTCAGCCGCGGCGACAAGTACCGCAACATCAACCTGGCGCTGCGCGGCGGCGAAATAGTCTCGATCGTCGGGCTGCTGGGCGCCGGCCGCACCGAACTGTGCCTCAGCCTGTTCGGCATGACCCGGCCGGACAGCGGCCAGATCAAGGTGGCGGGCCAGCCGGTGCGGCTGCACAACAACCGCGAAGCGGTGCGCCACGGCATCGGCTATGTGTCGGAGGATCGCCTGACCCAGGGGCTGATCATGGAGCAATCGATCTACGACAACACCATCGTCACGGTGTTTGACCAGCTGCATACCCGGCTCGGCCTGCTGGACCACGCCAAGGCGAGCGAGCTGGTCAACCGCTTGATCCGCGATCTGAACATCAAGGTGTCCGACAGCGCCTTGCCGGTGAAAACCCTGTCCGGCGGCAACGCCCAGCGCATCGCCATCGCCAAATGGGTGGCGACGCAGCCGAAGATCCTGATCCTCGATTCGCCGACCGTCGGGGTGGATATCGCCAACAAAGAGGGGATCTACCAGATCGCCCGCGATCTGGCGCAGCTGGGCATGGCGGTGCTGATGATCTGCGACGAGATCCCGGAAGCCTACTACAACAGCCATCGGGTGATGGTGATGCGCAAGGGCGAGCTGATCGCCGAATTTGCGCCGCACCAGAGTACCGAACAACAGATCGCCGAGGTGGTGAATGGATAA
- a CDS encoding ABC transporter permease, with the protein MDKSLLARLAGRHELYLGLLVLALGVGLSLGTDEFLTLGNLTDVATSYAILGILACGLFVVLIAGGIDISFPAITAIAQYAMASWVIQHGGSFPLAFALAAGVGLLLGLVNGFLVYWLKVPAIIITIATLNLFYGLLVYATNGTWLYGFPDWFMDGINWFSFQGADGYDYGLTLPLLCLLAVIVVTGVLMNRTRLGRQIYAMGGNRDAASRLGLNLLRLHFYVYGYMGILAGIAAVVQAQITQSVAPNSLLGFELTVLAAVVLGGTSMTGGRGSLTGTLLGVVLLAFLQNGLTLLSVSAYWHQVFSGAIILISISSTAWNEKRKLVKEL; encoded by the coding sequence ATGGATAAGTCATTATTGGCCCGCCTGGCCGGCCGGCACGAGCTCTATCTCGGCCTGCTGGTGCTGGCGTTGGGCGTCGGCCTGAGCCTGGGCACCGACGAGTTTCTGACGCTCGGCAACCTGACCGACGTCGCCACCAGCTACGCCATTCTCGGCATTCTCGCCTGCGGGCTGTTCGTGGTGCTGATCGCCGGCGGTATCGACATTTCCTTCCCGGCGATCACCGCCATCGCCCAGTACGCGATGGCCAGCTGGGTTATCCAGCACGGCGGCAGCTTCCCGCTGGCGTTCGCCCTGGCTGCCGGCGTCGGCCTGCTGCTCGGGCTGGTGAACGGTTTCCTGGTGTACTGGCTGAAGGTGCCGGCGATCATCATCACCATCGCCACGCTCAACCTGTTCTACGGCCTGCTGGTGTACGCCACCAACGGCACCTGGCTGTACGGCTTCCCGGACTGGTTCATGGACGGCATCAACTGGTTCTCGTTCCAGGGCGCCGACGGCTATGACTACGGCCTGACGCTGCCGCTGCTGTGCCTGCTGGCGGTGATTGTCGTCACCGGCGTGCTGATGAACCGCACCCGGCTGGGGCGCCAGATCTACGCCATGGGCGGCAACCGCGATGCGGCGTCGCGCCTGGGGCTGAACCTGCTGCGGCTGCACTTCTATGTCTACGGTTACATGGGGATTTTAGCCGGCATCGCCGCGGTGGTGCAGGCGCAGATCACCCAGTCGGTGGCCCCCAACTCGCTGCTCGGTTTCGAACTGACGGTGCTGGCGGCGGTGGTGCTGGGCGGCACCAGCATGACCGGCGGCCGCGGCTCGCTGACCGGTACCCTGCTCGGGGTGGTGCTGCTGGCCTTCCTGCAGAACGGGCTGACGCTGCTCAGCGTCTCGGCTTACTGGCACCAGGTGTTCAGCGGCGCGATCATTCTGATCAGCATCAGCAGCACCGCCTGGAACGAAAAACGCAAACTGGTCAAGGAGCTATAG
- a CDS encoding ABC transporter permease, producing MTQLTRLIPNDRIIRLQGAIIIAVALLFAGLLGSRFFSLGNFQSIASQLPILGLLALGMGITMLTGGINLSIIAGANACSLVMAAIIVNHPDQPLFLALALLAGLLVAVAIGALNGVLVAWVGVSPILASLGTMTLITGLNILLSNGAVISGFPAAIQFLGNGAVLGIPVALLLFLLVAAGLWLLLEHTTLGRSLYLIGSNEQATRFSGVNTARVQVAVYILSALLGWGAALLMMAKFNSAKAGYGESYLLVTILASVLGGINPDGGFGRVLGLVLALIVLQMLESGLNLLGVSSYLTMALWGGVLILFIALQNRKS from the coding sequence ATGACGCAGTTAACCCGTTTGATCCCCAACGATCGGATCATCCGCCTGCAGGGCGCGATCATCATCGCGGTGGCGCTGCTGTTCGCCGGCCTGCTCGGATCGCGCTTCTTCAGCCTTGGCAACTTCCAGTCGATCGCCTCGCAACTGCCGATCCTCGGCCTGCTGGCGCTCGGCATGGGCATCACCATGCTGACCGGCGGCATCAACCTGTCGATCATCGCCGGCGCCAACGCCTGTTCGCTGGTGATGGCGGCGATTATCGTCAACCACCCCGATCAGCCGCTGTTTCTGGCGCTGGCGCTGCTGGCGGGCCTGCTGGTGGCGGTGGCGATCGGCGCGCTCAACGGCGTGCTGGTGGCCTGGGTCGGCGTTTCGCCGATCCTCGCCTCGCTCGGCACCATGACGCTGATCACCGGCCTGAACATCCTGCTGTCCAACGGCGCGGTGATCTCCGGCTTCCCGGCGGCGATACAGTTTCTCGGCAACGGCGCGGTGCTGGGCATCCCGGTGGCGCTGCTGCTGTTCTTGCTGGTGGCCGCCGGCCTGTGGCTGCTGCTGGAGCACACCACGCTGGGGCGCAGCCTGTATCTGATCGGCTCCAACGAACAGGCTACCCGCTTCAGCGGGGTGAATACCGCCCGGGTGCAGGTCGCGGTGTACATCCTGTCGGCGCTGCTCGGCTGGGGCGCCGCGCTGTTGATGATGGCCAAGTTCAACTCGGCCAAGGCCGGCTACGGCGAGTCCTATCTGCTGGTGACCATTCTGGCCTCGGTGCTGGGGGGCATCAACCCGGACGGCGGCTTCGGCCGCGTCCTGGGGCTGGTGCTGGCGTTGATCGTGCTGCAAATGCTGGAAAGCGGCCTCAACCTGCTGGGGGTCAGCAGCTATCTGACCATGGCCCTGTGGGGCGGCGTGCTGATCCTGTTTATCGCGTTACAGAATCGAAAAAGCTAG